A stretch of Solea senegalensis isolate Sse05_10M linkage group LG10, IFAPA_SoseM_1, whole genome shotgun sequence DNA encodes these proteins:
- the zcchc14 gene encoding zinc finger CCHC domain-containing protein 14 isoform X1: MRMVESRSCVQREGVYRWFSSLTSAQRAEFLCGLLDLCVPIELRFLGSCLEDLARKDYHSLRDAEIKANNPADLSGLTNITDEVVRSKLLVSLALLGSDNREAAGVLYRTLTHTDTVINNYGLALNDGRTEEQFLLLFTMASNHPAFSFHQKQVLRQQLSQIQDILQVSSGAAPAVEPGGERATACYARPQQQRYHQTASLPLTAAALSAPDTGAAADLPVCACQLCHTHCTCWHRSHSRDFGAVSGLGSGVTVGRGGDSGDLTPPLPDLTPPPPPPPPPPPPLPPSHLPLSVPAGKGLDTSAPAKSHQGKASKVIDRVVLRGVTHNTDDTSEYVFEVSWSDGFVLSVVRTHAEVTELLSQLSQTFPDEVLEKFLPQSIELDPRCLTTLPVHVLQHHSVQLFFSSTRPLSPSCSPSSSSFPPLPSSPPTAPVAPTCSVSSSSNLGCMVQYRGANRAVYRVASVQPVVSTQRSVLTRSAPHLSSLPLPPLPPSIPPPQHSPQLSSLPPVVPSLPGQGSMAGGGDGMASQMHPQLGQLHSFSQPQLHSKHHFLAQSGTQSQTLHLSHPQSPSHSHSQSLSYSQSRPQPPSQSQPNTAEQNGILDWLRKLRLHKYYPVFKQLTMEEFLALTEEDLNKYDLTQGAKKKLKTQLELQKSVE, from the exons ATGAGGATGGTGGAGAGCCGCAGCTGTGTCCAGAGGGAGGGGGTGTACCGCTGGTTCTCCTCGCTCACCTCGGCCCAGAGAGCCGAGTTCCTGTGCGGGCTGCTGGATCTCTGCGTGCCCATCGAGCTCCGCTTCCTCGGCTCGTGCCTGGAGGACCTGGCCCGCAAGGACTACCACTCCCTGCGGGATGCGGAGATCAAAGCCAACAACCCCGCCGACCTGTCGGGCCTCACCAACATCACCGACGAGGTGGTGCGAAGCAAACTGCTCGTGTCCCTCGCCCTGCTCGGCTCGGACAACAGGGAGGCGGCGGGGGTCCTGTACCGGACCCTGACTCACACGGACACGGTGATCAATAACTACGGCCTGGCGCTGAACGACGGGAGAACGGAGGAGCAGTTCCTGCTGCTCTTCACCATGGCCTCCAACCACCCGGCGTTCAGCTTCCATCAGAAGCAGGTGCTGAGGCAGCAGCTCAGCCAGATCCAGGACATCCTGCAG GTGAGCAGTGGAGCGGCTCCGGCAGTGGAGCCGGGCGGGGAACGAGCGACCGCGTGTTACGCTCGGCCACAGCAGCAGCGCTATCACCAGACCGCGTCCCTGCCACTGACCGCCGCTGCCCTCTCCGCGCCCGACACCGGCGCTGCTGCCGACCTGCCCGTGTGCGCCTGCCaactctgccacacacactgcacctgcTGGCACAGG AGCCACAGCAGAGACTTCGGTGCAGTGTCGGGACTGGGGTCAGGGGTCACCGTGGGACGAGGAGGAGACAGTGGAGACCTCACCCCTCCTCTCCCGGACCtcactccacctcctcctcctcctccaccacctcctccaccactgcCTCCTTCTCATCTGCCGCTCTCTGTACCTGCTGGAAAAGGCCTGGACACGTCAGCACCAGCAAAGTCTCACCAAGGGAAAGCGAGTAAAG TGATTGACAGGGTGGTGCTGAGAGGagtgacacacaacactgacgaCACCAGTGAATACGTGTTTGAG GTGAGCTGGTCAGATGGATTCGTGCTCTCCGTGGTCCGAACTCATGCGGAGGTGACGGAGCTGCTGTCGCAG CTGTCACAAACGTTTCCTGACGAAGTGTTGGAGAAGTTTCTTCCTCAGTCCATCGAGCTGGACCCCAG GTGTCTGACGACGCTGCCTGTCCATGTCCTACAGCACCACAGTGTccagctcttcttctcctccaccagGCCTCTCTCTCCAAGctgctccccctcctcctcctccttccctcctttaCCTTCTTCTCCTCCGACTGCTCCAGTGGCCCCAACCTGTTCGGTTTCCTCCAGCTCTA aTCTCGGCTGTATGGTTCAGTACAGAGGAGCAAACAG GGCGGTGTATCGTGTGGCCAGCGTCCAGCCCGTCGTCAGCACCCAAAGATCTGTGTTGACGCGCTCCgctcctcacctctcctccctgcctctcccccctctccctccctccatcccgcCTCCTCAGCACTCCCCGCagctctcctccctcccccccgtGGTGCCGTCCCTGCCCGGCCAGGGCTCCATGGCAGGCGGAGGCGATGGCATGGCCTCACAGATGCATCCCCAACTCGGTCAGTTGCACTCGTTCTCTCAGCCCCAGCTGCACTCCAAACACCACTTCCTTGCCCAGAGTGGCACTCAGTCCCAGACCCTCCACCTGTCCCACCCCCAGTCACCGTCCCACTCACATTCCCAGTCCCTGTCGTACTCCCAGTCCCGTCCCCAGCCACCGTCCCAGTCTCAGCCCAACACAGCGGAGCAGAACGGGATCCTGGACTGGCTCCGCAAGCTACGGCTCCACAAGTATTACCCCGTCTTCAAACAGCTCACCATGGAGGAG ttTTTAGCTCTGACAGAGGAAGACTTGAATAAATACGACTTGACGCAAGGAGCGAAGAAGAAACTCAAGACCCAGCTGGAGCTTCAAAAGTCAGTAGAGTAA
- the zcchc14 gene encoding zinc finger CCHC domain-containing protein 14 isoform X2 — MRMVESRSCVQREGVYRWFSSLTSAQRAEFLCGLLDLCVPIELRFLGSCLEDLARKDYHSLRDAEIKANNPADLSGLTNITDEVVRSKLLVSLALLGSDNREAAGVLYRTLTHTDTVINNYGLALNDGRTEEQFLLLFTMASNHPAFSFHQKQVLRQQLSQIQDILQSHSRDFGAVSGLGSGVTVGRGGDSGDLTPPLPDLTPPPPPPPPPPPPLPPSHLPLSVPAGKGLDTSAPAKSHQGKASKVIDRVVLRGVTHNTDDTSEYVFEVSWSDGFVLSVVRTHAEVTELLSQLSQTFPDEVLEKFLPQSIELDPRCLTTLPVHVLQHHSVQLFFSSTRPLSPSCSPSSSSFPPLPSSPPTAPVAPTCSVSSSSNLGCMVQYRGANRAVYRVASVQPVVSTQRSVLTRSAPHLSSLPLPPLPPSIPPPQHSPQLSSLPPVVPSLPGQGSMAGGGDGMASQMHPQLGQLHSFSQPQLHSKHHFLAQSGTQSQTLHLSHPQSPSHSHSQSLSYSQSRPQPPSQSQPNTAEQNGILDWLRKLRLHKYYPVFKQLTMEEFLALTEEDLNKYDLTQGAKKKLKTQLELQKSVE, encoded by the exons ATGAGGATGGTGGAGAGCCGCAGCTGTGTCCAGAGGGAGGGGGTGTACCGCTGGTTCTCCTCGCTCACCTCGGCCCAGAGAGCCGAGTTCCTGTGCGGGCTGCTGGATCTCTGCGTGCCCATCGAGCTCCGCTTCCTCGGCTCGTGCCTGGAGGACCTGGCCCGCAAGGACTACCACTCCCTGCGGGATGCGGAGATCAAAGCCAACAACCCCGCCGACCTGTCGGGCCTCACCAACATCACCGACGAGGTGGTGCGAAGCAAACTGCTCGTGTCCCTCGCCCTGCTCGGCTCGGACAACAGGGAGGCGGCGGGGGTCCTGTACCGGACCCTGACTCACACGGACACGGTGATCAATAACTACGGCCTGGCGCTGAACGACGGGAGAACGGAGGAGCAGTTCCTGCTGCTCTTCACCATGGCCTCCAACCACCCGGCGTTCAGCTTCCATCAGAAGCAGGTGCTGAGGCAGCAGCTCAGCCAGATCCAGGACATCCTGCAG AGCCACAGCAGAGACTTCGGTGCAGTGTCGGGACTGGGGTCAGGGGTCACCGTGGGACGAGGAGGAGACAGTGGAGACCTCACCCCTCCTCTCCCGGACCtcactccacctcctcctcctcctccaccacctcctccaccactgcCTCCTTCTCATCTGCCGCTCTCTGTACCTGCTGGAAAAGGCCTGGACACGTCAGCACCAGCAAAGTCTCACCAAGGGAAAGCGAGTAAAG TGATTGACAGGGTGGTGCTGAGAGGagtgacacacaacactgacgaCACCAGTGAATACGTGTTTGAG GTGAGCTGGTCAGATGGATTCGTGCTCTCCGTGGTCCGAACTCATGCGGAGGTGACGGAGCTGCTGTCGCAG CTGTCACAAACGTTTCCTGACGAAGTGTTGGAGAAGTTTCTTCCTCAGTCCATCGAGCTGGACCCCAG GTGTCTGACGACGCTGCCTGTCCATGTCCTACAGCACCACAGTGTccagctcttcttctcctccaccagGCCTCTCTCTCCAAGctgctccccctcctcctcctccttccctcctttaCCTTCTTCTCCTCCGACTGCTCCAGTGGCCCCAACCTGTTCGGTTTCCTCCAGCTCTA aTCTCGGCTGTATGGTTCAGTACAGAGGAGCAAACAG GGCGGTGTATCGTGTGGCCAGCGTCCAGCCCGTCGTCAGCACCCAAAGATCTGTGTTGACGCGCTCCgctcctcacctctcctccctgcctctcccccctctccctccctccatcccgcCTCCTCAGCACTCCCCGCagctctcctccctcccccccgtGGTGCCGTCCCTGCCCGGCCAGGGCTCCATGGCAGGCGGAGGCGATGGCATGGCCTCACAGATGCATCCCCAACTCGGTCAGTTGCACTCGTTCTCTCAGCCCCAGCTGCACTCCAAACACCACTTCCTTGCCCAGAGTGGCACTCAGTCCCAGACCCTCCACCTGTCCCACCCCCAGTCACCGTCCCACTCACATTCCCAGTCCCTGTCGTACTCCCAGTCCCGTCCCCAGCCACCGTCCCAGTCTCAGCCCAACACAGCGGAGCAGAACGGGATCCTGGACTGGCTCCGCAAGCTACGGCTCCACAAGTATTACCCCGTCTTCAAACAGCTCACCATGGAGGAG ttTTTAGCTCTGACAGAGGAAGACTTGAATAAATACGACTTGACGCAAGGAGCGAAGAAGAAACTCAAGACCCAGCTGGAGCTTCAAAAGTCAGTAGAGTAA